One genomic window of Gossypium hirsutum isolate 1008001.06 chromosome D11, Gossypium_hirsutum_v2.1, whole genome shotgun sequence includes the following:
- the LOC107933847 gene encoding uncharacterized protein gives MCKITTRKKYDMFWNWKHITIRIFKRISFPSLKKLRLASLSVIKVWHNQLSNVSFCTHETLTTLKIDGCRNIKYLLSFSMAKCLVHLKYFEITECNCLEEIIFLENIEEETQATMTLSLFPQLKSLELKNLQHFSGFCSSSQNKVIEFAFMKSMRIYNCPNLDSFIRRYTRQENQRICSQGDLFDNKVAFPKLQELRVKGCDKLQHLTVNTCGSLQQVFEIMHEEKETALLATTQLRELHMIRLPKLKYIWKNDPKGIFSFKKICTIFVWRCQILKNIFPASIAKDLPRLRYLGIFYCGVEEIVSKLEEGSESEIAVNFEFDHLYSLRLWRLPELKCFYPGKHTTKWPMLNKLELVECEKLKILGTQLITNNGQLDFPIHPPVFY, from the exons ATGTGCAAGATTACCACTCGAAaaaaatatgacatgttttggaATTGGAAGCATATCACCATTAGAATTTTCAAACGg ATATCGTTTCCTTCCTTGAAAAAATTGCGGTTGGCATCACTTAGTGTTATAAAGGTATGGCACAACCAGTTGTCAAATGTATCTTTTTGCACTCATGAGACGTTAACCACATTGAAAATCGATGGTTGTAGAAACATAAAATACCTATTATCATTTTCTATGGCTAAATGTCTGGTTCATCTCAAATACTTTGAGATAACTGAATGCAACTGCTTAGAGGAgataatttttttggaaaatataGAAGAAGAAACTCAGGCTACGATGACTTTATCATTATTTCCTCAATTAAAGTCCTTAGAGCTAAAGAATCTTCAGCATTTCAGTGGATTTTGCTCCTCCTCTCAAAATAAAGTTATTGAATTTGCATTCATGAAATCAATGAGGATATACAACTGTCCAAACTTGGACAGCTTCATAAGGAGATATACAAGGCAGGAGAACCAACGAATCTGTAGTCAAGGTGATCTGTTTGACAATAAG GTTGCATTTCCCAAACTACAAGAATTGAGAGTCAAAGGATGTGATAAGTTGCAGCATCTAACTGTAAACACTTGTGGTTCCTTACAACAAGTATTTGAAATCATGCATGAAGAAAAAGAAACCGCTTTACTTGCAACCACTCAACTAAGAGAATTGCATATGATAAGATTACCAAAGTTGAAATATATTTGGAAAAATGATCCCAAAGgaattttttcttttaagaaaatcTGTACAATATTTGTTTGGCGCTGTCAAATTTTGAAGAATATATTTCCAGCCTCAATAGCCAAAGACCTACCACGATTACGTTATCTTGGAATATTTTATTGTGGAGTGGAGGAGATTGTTTCCAAATTAGAGGAAGGATCCGAGTCGGAAATAGCCGTCAATTTCGAGTTTGATCATCTATACAGCCTTAGGCTTTGGAGGCTACCAGAATTGAAATGTTTCTACCCGGGCAAGCATACCACAAAGTGGCCAATGTTAAACAAGTTGGAACTAGTTGAGTGTGAGAAATTGAAGATATTAGGTACACAACTGATCACTAACAATGGACAACTTGACTTCCCAATCCATCCACCAGTTTTCTACTAA
- the LOC121223208 gene encoding disease resistance protein At4g27190-like: protein MEAIGTGAAANVSSETAKGIFHQFEQKHRTLIAKRTSVQQDVDVAERNGEKIKADVLDWRHRLDEVITEKEKKVKELEVKATTKCFFGLCPNIKSRYQLSRKAEKDAATFDELIKECQFERVGYPDVAEPIIHTDFEAFKSREEVFNDIMESLKDATTSMIGVYGMAGVGKTWLVKEVERQLHEVEVKLFDSVVRATVSQIPDIKEIQDQIAYSLGLKFEENSPDVRARKLYGRLRKEKNVLIILDDLWKKLDLEEVGIPFGSQHKGCKILLTSRNQNVLSNGMDATMTFAIVDLDDEEAWEFFKKMARDSFESDEC from the coding sequence TTCGAGCAGAAACATAGGACGTTGATTGCAAAAAGAACAAGTGTGCAGCAAGATGTTGATGTTGCAGAAAGGAACGGGGAGAAGATTAAAGCCGATGTCCTGGATTGGCGCCACAGGTTGGATGAGGTTATCACTGAAAAGGAGAAGAAAGTGAAGGAGCTTGAAGTCAAAGCAACGACCAAGTGCTTCTTTGGCTTGTGTCCCAACATCAAGTCTCGCTACCAGCTTAGCAGGAAAGCAGAAAAAGATGCTGCCACTTTTGATGAGCTTATCAAAGAGTGCCAATTTGAGCGAGTGGGATACCCTGATGTTGCTGAACCCATAATCCATACAGACTTTGAGGCCTTTAAATCAAGAGAGGAGGTTTTCAATGATATCATGGAGTCACTGAAAGATGCAACAACAAGCATGATTGGAGTGTACGGAATGGCTGGTGTGGGCAAAACATGGCTGGTCAAAGAAGTTGAGAGACAACTCCATGAGGTTGAGGTTAAGTTATTCGATTCAGTAGTTAGGGCAACTGTATCTCAAATTCCTGACATTAAGGAAATCCAAGACCAAATAGCATACTCATTGGGTTTGAAGTTTGAAGAAAACAGTCCGGATGTAAGAGCCCGTAAATTGTATGGAAGGTTAAGGAAGGAGAAAAATGTTCTTATTATTTTGGATGATCTTTGGAAGAAACTGGATCTAGAGGAAGTCGGGATTCCATTTGGAAGTCAACACAAAGGATGCAAAATACTGTTGACCTCAAGAAATCAAAATGTTCTAAGCAATGGGATGGATGCTACAATGACCTTTGCAATTGTTGATTTAGATGACGAAGAAgcttgggagttctttaagaaGATGGCCAGGGACAGTTTTGAAAGTGATGAGTGTTAA